One genomic segment of Catalinimonas alkaloidigena includes these proteins:
- a CDS encoding efflux RND transporter permease subunit, translated as MLKKIIDRPVLTLVISIVLVLAGAASILQLPVERFPEIAPPSVSVQVYYPGGNAETVAKSVLLPIEEAINGTENMTYARSTATNSGRGRVSVYFEPGTDPNLAAVDIQNRISTVVQQIPPEVIESGITVMKRMKGTLMTINIFAEDENSPYNETFLNAYTRMNVRRELKRVEGLAEAAILRSRDYAMRIWLNPERLAVYGLTPRDVYSQIRDQSFEAAPGKFGENSDEVFEIALKHSGRFDEPEEYENIVIKSEQDGLQLHLRDVARIEFGASNYTSQNRLDGRPSVTIDIVQQSGANAVEIDKNVRQILEEQSRVFPEGISYEITYSVRDQIDESMGHVKQTLIEAFILVFLVVFIFLQDFKATFITAITIPISLIGTFFFLSLVGVSMNVLSMFSIVLSIGIVVDNAIVVVEAIFEKIQHYQMTAREAVNSALSEITGAIVSITMVIAAVFLPVGFLQGPVGVFYQEFAYTIIIAVVISAVIALTLGPVLFILLYKDKTKKSKENKVVGKIQKSRKVRTAKVYGTKGLRVFDRLFDKFTRKYVKLARLAIEYKWISLIGLAGVIGITVFLANRTPSAFIPTEDDNFLIFTVSMPEGASLHRTNQALIQADSILQLETAVSSVNTVSGYNVVSGSESPSSGMGYVLLKEKDERGEVQDINELIKHLLNKLAVISEVKGMNMYPRPTVQGFGDFDGVQIMLQDLSDGDLSEFGILVNEFIAELSQQKEIDNAFTSYNTNFPQYSLNIDYKKAKALGVSVKDMMFTVQSNFGRTRVGDFNRFTRQYGVYMQSDIPFRDSPEAFNSIYVKNNENDMVPLNTIVQLEEAYGPETVTRYNLYNAARINITPAEGYSTGNVMDRIEELSEQKLPASLNFEWTGMSLEEKKSGSDSTIVFIISIILVYFILAAQYESFWLPMAVMLSLPTGILGVFAFINIAGIDNNIYVQVGIIMLIGLLAKNAILIVEFAAQKRQAGVNVLDAVLDASALRLRAIVMTSLAFTAGLVPLMFSEGSSAIGNKSVSIGTAGGMLSGVFLGILIIPVLTYLFIQLNERSNIKTT; from the coding sequence ATGTTAAAAAAGATAATAGACAGGCCGGTACTAACGCTGGTTATATCAATTGTGCTGGTACTTGCTGGTGCCGCCAGTATTTTACAACTACCGGTAGAACGTTTTCCCGAGATAGCCCCCCCCAGTGTAAGTGTACAGGTATATTATCCTGGTGGTAATGCTGAAACCGTAGCAAAGTCAGTTTTGCTTCCTATTGAAGAGGCGATCAATGGTACTGAAAATATGACCTATGCCAGGTCAACTGCCACTAATTCAGGTAGAGGCCGGGTTTCAGTTTATTTTGAGCCGGGAACAGACCCTAACCTGGCCGCGGTGGATATACAAAACCGTATATCAACTGTAGTGCAGCAGATCCCCCCCGAAGTGATTGAGTCAGGCATTACGGTTATGAAAAGAATGAAGGGAACGCTCATGACCATCAACATCTTCGCTGAGGATGAAAACTCTCCTTATAATGAGACATTTCTGAATGCATACACCCGAATGAATGTGCGGCGTGAACTTAAAAGGGTAGAAGGCCTGGCTGAAGCAGCCATTTTGCGTTCCAGAGATTACGCCATGCGCATCTGGCTAAATCCTGAGCGATTGGCTGTGTACGGCCTTACCCCAAGAGATGTATACTCTCAGATTCGCGATCAAAGTTTTGAAGCGGCACCGGGTAAATTTGGTGAAAATTCTGATGAGGTATTTGAAATAGCCCTTAAGCATTCGGGAAGGTTTGATGAGCCGGAAGAATACGAAAACATTGTAATTAAATCAGAACAGGATGGTTTACAATTACATCTTCGCGATGTAGCCCGTATTGAATTTGGTGCTAGTAACTATACCAGCCAGAACCGACTGGATGGTCGTCCTTCAGTCACTATCGACATAGTACAGCAGAGTGGTGCGAATGCCGTAGAAATTGACAAAAATGTGCGTCAGATATTGGAGGAACAGTCCAGGGTTTTTCCTGAAGGCATCAGTTATGAAATTACCTACAGTGTCAGAGACCAGATTGATGAGTCAATGGGGCATGTGAAACAAACGTTGATTGAGGCCTTTATACTCGTATTTCTGGTGGTATTTATTTTCCTTCAGGATTTTAAAGCCACCTTTATTACGGCCATTACCATTCCGATCTCATTGATTGGTACGTTCTTTTTTCTTTCCCTGGTTGGTGTTTCTATGAACGTACTGAGTATGTTTTCTATCGTGCTTTCCATCGGTATTGTGGTAGATAATGCCATTGTGGTGGTAGAAGCTATTTTTGAGAAAATTCAACATTATCAGATGACTGCCAGAGAAGCTGTGAATTCCGCCTTAAGTGAGATTACTGGCGCGATCGTATCCATTACTATGGTTATTGCAGCAGTATTTTTACCCGTAGGATTTCTTCAGGGTCCGGTGGGAGTGTTCTATCAGGAGTTTGCCTATACCATTATTATCGCGGTAGTGATTTCAGCAGTAATTGCGCTTACCCTTGGTCCGGTATTGTTTATTTTACTTTATAAGGATAAGACCAAAAAAAGTAAGGAAAACAAGGTAGTCGGTAAAATACAAAAGTCCAGGAAGGTCAGAACTGCTAAGGTTTATGGTACTAAGGGCTTACGTGTATTTGACAGGCTTTTTGATAAATTTACCCGCAAATATGTAAAGCTGGCACGACTGGCAATAGAGTATAAGTGGATAAGCTTAATCGGGCTGGCGGGTGTCATTGGAATAACGGTTTTTCTTGCCAATCGGACGCCAAGTGCCTTTATCCCTACAGAAGATGACAACTTCCTGATTTTTACGGTCTCTATGCCTGAAGGTGCATCTCTTCACCGAACCAATCAGGCTTTGATACAAGCAGATTCTATCCTTCAGCTGGAAACAGCCGTTTCCAGTGTAAATACCGTTTCAGGCTATAATGTGGTGAGTGGTTCAGAAAGCCCTTCATCAGGGATGGGATACGTACTGCTCAAAGAAAAAGATGAGCGAGGAGAAGTGCAGGATATTAATGAGCTGATCAAACATCTGTTGAATAAGCTGGCGGTCATTAGTGAAGTAAAGGGGATGAATATGTATCCCAGGCCTACAGTTCAGGGATTTGGTGATTTTGACGGAGTACAGATCATGCTACAGGACCTCTCTGATGGTGACCTGAGTGAATTCGGCATCCTGGTAAATGAGTTTATCGCTGAACTCTCACAGCAGAAGGAGATCGACAATGCATTTACCTCATACAATACTAACTTTCCTCAGTACAGTTTGAATATTGACTACAAAAAAGCAAAAGCTTTAGGGGTGAGTGTTAAAGATATGATGTTCACCGTTCAGTCTAATTTCGGTAGAACCAGGGTAGGGGATTTTAACAGATTTACGCGTCAGTATGGTGTATATATGCAATCAGATATCCCATTCCGTGATAGTCCTGAAGCATTTAATTCCATTTACGTCAAAAACAACGAAAATGACATGGTCCCTTTGAATACCATTGTGCAGTTGGAAGAAGCCTACGGCCCTGAAACAGTGACAAGATATAACCTATACAACGCGGCCAGAATCAATATCACACCCGCTGAAGGATACAGTACCGGTAATGTCATGGATAGGATTGAGGAATTGAGTGAGCAGAAATTACCTGCCAGTCTAAACTTTGAATGGACTGGGATGAGTTTGGAAGAGAAAAAATCAGGTTCAGACTCCACCATCGTATTTATCATTAGTATCATCCTGGTATATTTTATCCTGGCAGCGCAGTACGAGAGTTTTTGGTTACCCATGGCGGTGATGCTGTCTCTTCCTACCGGAATTTTGGGTGTATTTGCCTTCATTAATATCGCCGGTATTGATAATAATATTTATGTACAGGTAGGTATTATCATGCTGATTGGTTTGCTGGCCAAAAACGCCATCTTAATTGTAGAGTTTGCCGCTCAAAAACGGCAGGCCGGTGTCAATGTCCTGGATGCTGTCCTGGATGCCAGCGCGCTGCGTCTCCGTGCGATCGTGATGACTTCTCTTGCTTTTACTGCCGGTCTGGTGCCTCTCATGTTTTCTGAAGGTTCTTCGGCAATTGGAAATAAGTCAGTGAGTATAGGAACTGCGGGTGGTATGTTATCGGGCGTCTTTTTAGGTATTCTCATCATACCGGTATTGACTTATTTATTTATACAGTTAAACGAACGGTCTAACATTAAAACCACATAA
- a CDS encoding Gfo/Idh/MocA family protein, with amino-acid sequence MEKHSNKASRRKFIKKLGSSAALVAGGSSVFASDHSFQILNRRQATPANDRINVACIGMGLMGFGDVNTALTQDGVEFIAAADCYQGHITKIKEVYGNQVKTSMNYHEILDNTEVDAVIIATPDHWHDRMSIEAMKKGKAVYCEKPMVQEINEGHEVIKVHQQTKVPFQVGSQWANSIVMQKAKALFEAGEIGELNFVEVYTDRFDARGAWQYSIPPDASPQTCDWEMFEGDATDIPFDPVRFFRWRNYQAYGTGMAGDLFVHLFTRLHTITGSHGPNRIYATGGLRYWEDGRDVADVMLGLFDYPETDKHPAFNMSLRVNFVDGSGGGDQTRLVGNEGEMVLGGNSVTIRRKKLSKAPGFGGWDTYETFPEATQEVFKKKYYEKYGSEQAEMIPPGEMTYRAPDGYDMRQDHFADWFNAIRNGGQPIEDPVFGLRTAGPALASNISLYENKIVNWDPDKMQIINA; translated from the coding sequence ATGGAAAAGCATTCCAATAAAGCTTCACGAAGAAAATTTATCAAGAAGCTTGGAAGTTCCGCCGCATTGGTAGCTGGAGGTTCTTCCGTGTTTGCCTCCGACCATTCTTTTCAAATCCTGAACCGCCGTCAAGCTACCCCTGCGAATGACCGTATCAATGTTGCCTGCATCGGTATGGGGCTGATGGGCTTTGGTGATGTAAATACTGCGCTGACACAAGATGGAGTGGAGTTTATCGCGGCCGCTGACTGCTATCAGGGACATATCACCAAAATCAAGGAAGTGTATGGTAATCAGGTGAAGACTAGCATGAACTATCATGAGATTCTTGATAATACTGAGGTAGACGCTGTAATTATAGCCACACCTGATCATTGGCATGACCGGATGTCCATTGAAGCTATGAAGAAGGGGAAAGCTGTTTACTGTGAAAAACCTATGGTGCAGGAGATAAATGAAGGGCATGAGGTAATCAAAGTCCATCAGCAAACTAAAGTACCCTTTCAGGTAGGTAGTCAGTGGGCTAATTCTATTGTGATGCAGAAAGCGAAAGCGCTTTTTGAAGCAGGTGAAATTGGCGAGCTTAATTTTGTTGAAGTATATACTGATCGTTTTGATGCCCGAGGAGCCTGGCAATATTCAATTCCGCCCGATGCTTCCCCTCAGACCTGTGACTGGGAGATGTTTGAGGGCGATGCCACTGACATCCCTTTTGACCCTGTGCGTTTTTTCCGATGGAGAAACTATCAGGCTTATGGAACAGGCATGGCGGGCGATCTTTTTGTCCATTTGTTTACCCGTTTGCATACCATCACTGGTTCACATGGACCGAATAGAATTTACGCTACCGGCGGACTAAGATACTGGGAAGATGGAAGAGATGTGGCAGATGTTATGCTCGGCCTGTTTGATTATCCTGAAACAGATAAGCATCCCGCATTCAACATGTCTCTCAGGGTCAACTTTGTAGATGGATCGGGAGGGGGTGACCAAACCCGATTGGTGGGTAATGAAGGAGAAATGGTGCTGGGAGGTAATAGTGTAACCATACGAAGAAAAAAATTATCAAAAGCACCCGGCTTTGGGGGCTGGGACACCTACGAAACTTTCCCTGAAGCAACCCAGGAAGTTTTTAAGAAAAAATATTATGAAAAATATGGAAGTGAGCAAGCTGAAATGATCCCTCCCGGAGAGATGACTTATCGGGCACCCGATGGATATGACATGCGACAGGATCATTTTGCTGATTGGTTCAATGCGATCCGGAATGGTGGTCAACCGATTGAGGACCCTGTCTTCGGCCTTAGAACAGCAGGCCCTGCTCTTGCCTCAAATATTAGTTTGTACGAAAACAAAATTGTTAACTGGGATCCGGATAAGATGCAAATTATCAATGCCTGA
- a CDS encoding alpha/beta hydrolase family protein, with protein sequence MKAIFLNKRNRVQYYCFIFLFFLLACEENEPVSEINENKYLLEFEQISSIDANQLRGVAQIFQPSFDVSAIQYNSDIYKITYQSEYRGEDVVTSGLVCIPAAAKTTDFPLLLGFHPSISSQDEAPSSFSDNLQSGVELFGALGFITVIPDYIGFGSSSSLPHPFLVREAMSKNSVDMLLAVEELLAELEQIYRKEVSMIGYSQGGYNAVATLRHFENEQPLEEWQVVATAAGGGTYDLDEMKQQIFQQQRYDAPQNIAFLIYSYHEYYDFDGSFDQYFQEAYTDFIPTAFGNDLTLGQIKGRLTSDLEQLLEPSFLNELRTNSETDFNDALSENSIIPWQVQSPLHIYHATKDSVINIENSRSFYKEIEAMGSQQLNYTELTEPSTHTNAGAPMLLDGILWILENQNL encoded by the coding sequence AGCTATATTCTTGAATAAAAGAAACCGGGTACAGTATTACTGCTTCATATTTCTTTTCTTTTTACTGGCATGTGAAGAAAATGAACCGGTATCAGAAATAAATGAAAATAAATATCTCCTTGAGTTTGAGCAGATCAGTAGCATTGATGCTAATCAGCTAAGAGGCGTAGCGCAGATTTTTCAGCCCTCCTTTGATGTTTCTGCTATACAATACAATTCTGATATTTACAAAATCACTTATCAGTCTGAATACAGAGGTGAAGATGTCGTTACTTCCGGGTTGGTTTGTATTCCCGCAGCTGCCAAAACTACTGACTTCCCTCTACTATTAGGATTTCATCCATCTATTAGCAGCCAGGATGAGGCTCCTTCCAGCTTTAGTGATAATCTGCAAAGTGGGGTGGAGCTATTTGGTGCGTTGGGCTTCATTACGGTAATACCTGATTACATTGGGTTTGGCAGCTCATCATCACTCCCCCACCCTTTTTTGGTACGCGAAGCAATGAGCAAAAATAGTGTAGATATGCTCCTGGCCGTAGAAGAGTTGCTCGCAGAGCTGGAACAAATATATCGTAAGGAAGTCAGTATGATAGGTTATTCTCAGGGAGGTTACAATGCTGTGGCAACGCTTAGGCATTTTGAAAACGAACAACCTCTTGAAGAATGGCAGGTGGTAGCAACTGCTGCTGGAGGGGGCACTTACGACCTGGATGAAATGAAGCAGCAAATTTTTCAGCAACAAAGGTATGATGCTCCTCAAAACATTGCCTTTTTGATTTATAGCTATCATGAATATTATGATTTTGACGGGAGCTTTGATCAGTATTTTCAGGAAGCCTATACTGATTTCATTCCTACAGCTTTTGGCAATGACCTTACATTGGGACAAATAAAGGGACGTCTGACTAGCGATTTGGAACAATTATTAGAACCATCCTTTCTCAATGAACTCAGGACAAATTCTGAAACTGATTTCAATGATGCCCTTTCTGAAAACAGTATTATTCCATGGCAGGTACAAAGTCCTTTGCACATTTATCATGCGACCAAAGATTCAGTGATCAATATTGAAAACAGCCGAAGCTTTTATAAGGAAATTGAAGCTATGGGAAGCCAGCAACTAAACTATACTGAGCTTACTGAGCCAAGTACACATACCAATGCCGGAGCTCCCATGTTGCTGGATGGTATATTGTGGATACTGGAGAACCAGAACCTTTAG
- a CDS encoding efflux transporter outer membrane subunit, which produces MRFSKQIIPFSLILITAIGCKVGESYKRPDVGKADSYYGLNNQRDSVLDYQSNLSDINWRDYFEDSTLISLIDTALTNNIDLRKSSKQNEISYQNLQLSKANFYPSFGFSPLEYNREYYSENYNNYGSNRARRNHGEDVPTTLYTERSAYALAFFASWEIDIWGKFKWQKEAARASYMQSEEFQKAVQTALVADIASTYYNMLMIRSQIAVAERNLELGRRTLNIVKLQFDADETTSLAIQQTESQILRAESLIPRLERDYIILENQLNQLLGRYPQPIDIEQNLEDVVFVDRYSTGVPVDLINNRPDVAAAEYQLIVSNAKVGITQAMKYPSIVLRGSAGLNSFQFQNFLDPMGSGFALINGALFQPLFQNRKLKTNHLIAVTEKQIAELDFKDKFILAVRDVSDALITIEKLQEEYGIAEERIAVTSKGVQDASLLFQSGFANYLEVINAQEDALRSELELVDLKRQLFLANIELYRSLGGGWK; this is translated from the coding sequence ATGAGATTTTCAAAACAAATAATTCCCTTCAGTTTGATCTTGATCACGGCCATTGGTTGTAAAGTGGGTGAAAGTTATAAAAGGCCGGATGTCGGAAAAGCAGATAGTTATTATGGATTAAATAATCAGAGAGATAGCGTGTTGGATTATCAGAGTAATTTATCAGATATCAACTGGAGGGATTATTTTGAGGATTCTACTTTAATTTCTTTGATTGATACTGCTCTGACCAACAATATTGACCTGCGAAAATCTTCCAAACAAAATGAGATAAGTTACCAGAACTTGCAACTTTCAAAAGCTAATTTTTATCCCAGCTTTGGATTTTCTCCATTGGAGTATAACCGGGAGTATTATTCTGAAAATTACAATAATTATGGCTCAAACAGGGCCAGGCGTAACCATGGTGAGGATGTACCTACTACTTTATACACTGAGCGCTCAGCCTATGCCTTGGCCTTTTTTGCGAGTTGGGAAATTGATATATGGGGAAAATTTAAATGGCAAAAAGAAGCAGCCCGTGCTTCTTATATGCAAAGCGAAGAGTTTCAAAAAGCAGTTCAGACAGCCCTGGTAGCAGACATAGCATCTACGTATTACAATATGTTGATGATCAGGTCACAAATAGCAGTTGCTGAGAGGAATCTGGAACTGGGTAGGAGGACATTGAACATAGTGAAGTTGCAATTTGATGCCGATGAGACTACATCCTTGGCCATTCAGCAAACGGAGTCCCAAATACTCAGGGCAGAGTCCTTGATTCCCCGACTTGAGAGAGATTACATCATCCTGGAAAACCAACTTAACCAGTTGTTGGGGCGTTATCCGCAGCCTATTGATATTGAGCAAAATCTGGAAGATGTAGTTTTTGTGGATCGCTATAGCACTGGTGTGCCTGTTGATCTTATTAATAACCGACCAGATGTTGCTGCCGCAGAGTATCAATTGATCGTCAGTAATGCCAAGGTAGGAATCACGCAGGCGATGAAATACCCTTCTATTGTTCTCAGAGGTAGTGCCGGTCTTAATTCTTTTCAATTCCAAAATTTTCTGGACCCCATGGGGTCTGGATTTGCATTGATCAATGGTGCTTTATTTCAACCACTTTTTCAAAACAGAAAACTGAAGACTAATCATTTGATCGCAGTCACTGAAAAGCAGATCGCAGAGCTGGATTTTAAAGATAAGTTTATTCTCGCCGTTAGAGATGTATCTGACGCTTTGATCACAATTGAAAAACTTCAGGAAGAATATGGTATCGCTGAAGAACGCATCGCCGTGACGAGCAAAGGTGTACAGGATGCTTCACTTTTATTTCAAAGTGGATTTGCCAACTACCTGGAAGTGATCAATGCGCAGGAAGATGCGCTGCGAAGTGAGCTGGAGTTGGTAGACCTCAAACGTCAGCTATTTCTAGCCAATATTGAATTATACAGAAGCCTGGGTGGTGGATGGAAATAA
- a CDS encoding 3-keto-disaccharide hydrolase has protein sequence MKLTQLILTILSLAFCIACQSQEKQEATDTPQTEPVAQESSDEWIMLFDGSDVSHWRNYKEEGFNWDVVNGELTTDGSSGDIITKDTYENYILEFDWKIERGGNSGVIYNVVEDEKYGSTYETGPEYQLIDAENYKEVHDYELEETQVTAANYALHVPTSQPTKPAGEYNHSKIVVNKGKVEHWLNGEKVVDYELWTPEWQEKVTQTKFKDMPDYGKAKSGHIALQGHGDAVWFKEIKIKEL, from the coding sequence ATGAAACTAACCCAGCTCATACTGACTATACTCTCCTTGGCATTTTGTATTGCTTGTCAAAGCCAGGAAAAACAGGAAGCTACAGATACTCCCCAGACAGAGCCTGTTGCGCAGGAAAGTTCCGATGAATGGATCATGCTTTTTGATGGCTCGGACGTCAGTCATTGGAGAAATTATAAAGAAGAGGGTTTCAATTGGGATGTTGTCAATGGTGAGCTGACTACGGATGGAAGTAGTGGTGACATCATTACCAAAGATACTTACGAGAATTATATTCTTGAATTTGACTGGAAGATTGAAAGAGGCGGTAATAGCGGGGTGATATACAATGTGGTAGAGGATGAAAAATACGGGAGTACTTATGAAACCGGACCTGAGTATCAGTTGATTGATGCGGAAAATTACAAAGAAGTTCATGACTATGAATTGGAAGAGACTCAGGTAACTGCGGCAAACTACGCGCTTCATGTGCCTACCAGCCAGCCTACAAAACCTGCCGGTGAGTACAATCATTCTAAAATAGTAGTTAATAAAGGTAAAGTGGAACACTGGCTCAATGGCGAGAAAGTAGTTGATTATGAACTATGGACACCTGAGTGGCAAGAAAAAGTTACGCAAACTAAATTCAAAGATATGCCTGACTATGGTAAAGCAAAGTCTGGACATATCGCATTGCAAGGTCATGGCGATGCCGTATGGTTTAAGGAGATCAAAATTAAAGAACTCTGA
- a CDS encoding YybH family protein, translating into MHRVLFIFFCLGAGVSCTPQSPTADEKSILAIMDKQVNCWNEGDLDGFMEGYLQSDSLMFIGKNGITYGYQNTLDRYHKNYPDRQTMGTLSFNILHLNRLSPEYYAMIGQWNLDRETDNLQGYFSLLFKKINSRWVIIKDHSS; encoded by the coding sequence ATGCATAGAGTTCTATTTATTTTTTTTTGTTTAGGTGCAGGAGTTTCCTGTACCCCTCAAAGTCCCACTGCTGATGAAAAGTCCATTCTTGCCATCATGGATAAGCAGGTAAACTGCTGGAATGAAGGTGATCTGGACGGCTTTATGGAAGGTTATCTGCAATCTGATTCTCTGATGTTTATTGGAAAAAATGGTATCACCTACGGCTATCAAAATACCCTTGATCGCTACCATAAGAATTATCCTGACAGGCAAACGATGGGAACACTTAGTTTTAACATCTTACACCTCAACCGGCTCTCTCCCGAATATTATGCGATGATTGGTCAGTGGAACCTAGATAGAGAAACAGATAACCTGCAGGGATATTTCAGCTTACTTTTCAAAAAAATTAATAGTAGATGGGTTATTATCAAAGACCACTCCAGCTAA
- a CDS encoding efflux RND transporter periplasmic adaptor subunit gives MRHSLYLNKRNYPFLIATLLVVFMVSCQEAEEKDEGLPLPVLTLKEEKAAKSFQYLGSIEGVENVGIRPQVDGILEKIYVDEGEYVEKGQPLFEINSQPYQEDLKNAMANVKVERAKLKKAKTEIDRIQPLIDNEVISEVRMETAMADYEVAQSSLDRAQAVAANMRIKLEFTTINAPVSGFIGRIPKSIGNLVKKTDEEPLTVLSNVEDVYVYFSMSESDYLYYERMKGDSTSKKMNNEVKLVLSDGSEYERAGVIDANSGQIDKSTGSINLRAKFDNPDTLLRSGSTGKIIMEQIYPNAILVPQGATTSIQDKRFVFKFQETDSTVLKKEIQIEGRTGKQYIVSGETLNSDDRIVVSGLNKLTTGVKVNPMKVGQLVVDNTTTASVQ, from the coding sequence ATGAGACACAGTCTTTACCTAAACAAAAGAAATTACCCATTCCTAATTGCTACTTTATTAGTGGTTTTTATGGTAAGTTGTCAAGAGGCAGAAGAAAAAGATGAAGGTCTTCCTCTGCCGGTTTTAACACTTAAAGAAGAGAAAGCCGCAAAGTCATTCCAATATCTCGGATCTATCGAAGGAGTAGAAAATGTTGGTATCCGCCCTCAGGTAGATGGTATACTAGAAAAAATATATGTGGATGAGGGAGAGTATGTTGAGAAAGGCCAACCACTATTTGAGATTAATAGCCAACCCTATCAGGAAGATCTTAAGAACGCAATGGCTAATGTAAAAGTAGAAAGAGCCAAGCTTAAGAAAGCTAAAACCGAGATTGACCGTATTCAACCCCTCATCGATAACGAAGTAATTTCTGAAGTGAGGATGGAAACAGCCATGGCGGACTATGAAGTAGCACAATCCTCTCTGGACAGGGCACAGGCTGTTGCTGCCAACATGCGTATCAAACTAGAGTTTACTACAATTAATGCCCCGGTTAGCGGCTTTATCGGTAGAATTCCCAAATCAATTGGTAACTTGGTTAAAAAGACTGATGAAGAACCCCTTACAGTTCTTTCAAACGTGGAAGATGTTTATGTCTACTTCTCTATGAGTGAGTCTGACTATCTGTATTACGAACGGATGAAAGGAGACTCAACTTCCAAAAAAATGAATAATGAAGTGAAATTAGTATTGTCTGACGGGTCGGAATACGAAAGAGCGGGAGTAATTGATGCTAACTCAGGACAAATAGATAAGTCAACAGGTTCAATCAATCTGAGGGCAAAATTTGATAATCCTGACACCTTGCTGAGATCCGGAAGTACCGGTAAGATTATCATGGAACAGATCTACCCAAATGCGATCCTGGTTCCTCAGGGTGCTACTACTTCTATTCAGGACAAGCGATTTGTGTTTAAGTTTCAGGAAACTGATAGTACTGTTTTAAAGAAAGAAATTCAAATTGAAGGTAGAACAGGAAAACAGTATATCGTGAGTGGCGAAACGCTTAATTCTGACGATAGAATTGTGGTTTCAGGGCTTAACAAACTCACCACCGGAGTTAAGGTGAATCCAATGAAAGTCGGTCAATTAGTAGTGGATAATACTACCACTGCCTCAGTACAGTAA
- a CDS encoding DUF6503 family protein: MLFALASCSNPEHQDYESDDLAAQSSYPDLFQEVLEAHGGLDKWKQMNLLEFDLYSDSTKVDHQTVDLDSRKVLISSDQYTIGYDGDEVWYTGEESEFPGSSARFYHNLQFYFFALPFVFADPGVNYEILESRIFQGKQYEVMRFTYGNGIGDSPEDEYIIYINPENKRMELLLYTVTYFSGEDTDGYGARLYAEWQHVNGLLVPLVSERYKWETDSLGDFRYASGYRNVVLEEREPDQAMFLAPSNAKVSE, translated from the coding sequence TTGCTTTTTGCATTGGCCTCATGCTCAAACCCTGAACATCAGGATTACGAAAGTGATGATTTGGCTGCACAGTCTTCTTATCCTGACCTTTTTCAGGAAGTACTTGAAGCACATGGTGGGCTGGACAAATGGAAACAGATGAATTTGTTGGAATTTGACCTATATTCCGATAGCACTAAAGTTGACCATCAAACTGTGGATCTTGATAGCCGTAAAGTTTTGATTAGCAGTGATCAATATACTATCGGCTATGATGGAGATGAGGTTTGGTATACGGGAGAAGAAAGTGAATTTCCCGGAAGCTCTGCTCGTTTTTATCATAACCTTCAGTTTTATTTTTTTGCACTTCCCTTCGTCTTTGCTGACCCAGGAGTCAATTATGAAATTTTAGAATCCAGAATATTCCAGGGAAAACAGTATGAAGTGATGCGTTTTACCTATGGAAATGGTATCGGAGATTCACCAGAAGACGAATACATCATTTACATCAACCCTGAGAATAAGCGTATGGAGTTATTGCTATACACAGTTACTTACTTTAGTGGTGAAGATACGGATGGCTATGGTGCCAGGTTATATGCAGAATGGCAACACGTCAATGGCCTACTGGTACCACTCGTAAGCGAACGATACAAGTGGGAGACAGACTCTTTAGGTGATTTCCGGTATGCTTCAGGCTATAGAAATGTGGTACTTGAAGAAAGAGAACCTGATCAGGCTATGTTTCTCGCTCCCAGCAACGCAAAAGTATCTGAATAG